The following are from one region of the Rhinoraja longicauda isolate Sanriku21f chromosome 3, sRhiLon1.1, whole genome shotgun sequence genome:
- the fem1c gene encoding protein fem-1 homolog C: MDFKTAVFNAARDGKLRLLQKLLAAKNRDEVSVLAAEKTNGATALLMAARYGHLDVVVYLLEECGADVELGGSVNFDGETIEGAPPLWAASADGHLSVVRSLLEHGASVNNTTLTNSTPLRAACFDGHLDIVKYLIEHRADMEVANRHGHTCLMISCYKGHRDIAKYLLEKGADVNRKSVKGNTALHDCAESGSLEIMKMLLKYGAKMEKDGYGMTPLLSASVTGHTNIVDFLTQHPQTSKIERIDALELLGATFVDKKRDLLGAMKYWKKAMDMRYNDGANILAKPEPQQLIMAYDYAKEVISGEELEALIADPDEMRMQALLIRERILGPSHPDTSYYIRYRGAVYADSGNFERCINLWKYALDMQQNNLDPLSPMTASSLLSFAELFSFMLQDPTKGVLGTSVSFSDLMGILSKSVFEIDRAMKQEQAPSDLMQLSKALSIILHLICLLEKVKCSSEQEHLKRQTIYRFLKLNSRGKTGFSPLHLAVDKDTTSVGRYPVCKFPSLQVTAMLLECGADLNARDFENNSPLHIAAQNNHPEIMNLLIKAGAHFDTTNSQKQTACDLLNEREMGKNLIQPINHTTLQCLAARAIVKHQLMYEGQIPEKLESFILLHR; this comes from the exons ATGGACTTCAAGACGGCCGTGTTCAACGCGGCCCGTGATGGCAAGCTGCGGCTGCTACAGAAGCTGCTGGCCGCCAAGAACCGCGACGAGGTGTCGGTGTTGGCGGCCGAGAAAACCAACGGCGCCACGGCGCTGCTAATGGCTGCCCGCTACGGCCACCTGGACGTGGTGGTCTACTTACTGGAGGAGTGCGGAGCTGACGTGGAGCTCGGCGGTTCTGTCAACTTCGACGGCGAGACGATCGAAGGGGCACCGCCGCTGTGGGCGGCCTCGGCCGACGGCCACCTGTCGGTGGTGAGGTCGCTGCTGGAGCACGGCGCGTCCGTCAACAACACCACTCTGACCAACTCGACGCCGCTGCGGGCCGCCTGCTTCGACGGCCACCTGGACATCGTCAAGTATCTGATCGAGCACCGCGCCGACATGGAGGTGGCCAACAGACACGGCCACACCTGCCTGATGATCTCCTGCTACAAGGGCCACCGAGACATCGCCAAGTACTTGCTGGAGAAAGGCGCCGATGTCAATCGCAAGAGCGTCAAAG gaAATACAGCGTTGCATGACTGTGCTGAATCTGGGAGCCTGGAGATCATGAAGATGTTGCTTAAATATGGAGCCAAAATGGAAAAGGATGGTTACGGAATGACTCCATTGCTTTCTGCCAGTGTTACTGGTCATACCAACATTGTGGACTTCCTAACTCAACACCCACAGACGAGTAAAATTGAACGTATCGATGCTCTGGAGCTCCTAGGAGCTACATTTGTGGACAAGAAGAGAGATTTATTAGGAGCAATGAAATATTGGAAGAAAGCTATGGACATGCGATACAATGATGGGGCTAATATACTTGCTAAACCTGAGCCCCAGCAGTTAATAATGGCTTATGATTATGCCAAAGAAGTAATCTCGGGAGAGGAGTTGGAAGCATTGATTGCTGATCCAGATGAGATGAGGATGCAGGCACTATTAATCAGAGAGAGAATACTGGGTCCTTCACATCCGGATACATCTTACTACATAAGATACAGAGGTGCTGTATATGCTGATTCTGGTAATTTTGAAAGGTGCATCAACTTGTGGAAGTATGCATTGGATATGCAACAGAATAATCTAGATCCACTGAGTCCAATGACAGCAAGCAGTTTGCTTTCTTTCGCTGAACTTTTTTCGTTTATGCTGCAAGATCCTACGAAAGGAGTCTTGGGAACCTCTGTATCTTTCAGTGATTTAatgggaatattgagcaaaagtgTCTTTGAAATAGACAGAGCTATGAAGCAGGAACAAGCCCCATCTGACTTGATGCAATTGAGCAAAGCCCTGTCAATAATCTTACATCTAATTTGTTTACTAGAGAAGGTGAAATGCAGCTCTGAACAAGAACATCTCAAGCGGCAAACCATTTACAGATTTCTAAAACTGAACTCtcgaggaaagactgggttttcCCCCCTTCATCTGGCAGTTGACAAAGATACTACTTCTGTGGGTCGTTATCCCGTTTGTAAATTTCCATCTCTGCAGGTCACTGCAATGTTACTGGAGTGTGGAGCGGATCTCAATGCAAGAGATTTTGAAAACAACAGTCCATTGCACATTGCAGCACAGAACAATCATCCAGAAATCATGAATCTTCTAATTAAAGCGGGTGCACACTTTGACACCACAAACTCCCAAAAACAAACAGCCTGTGATTTGCTGAAtgagagggaaatggggaaaaacttGATCCAGCCGATCAACCACACAACTTTGCAATGTCTTGCTGCCCGTGCCATAGTAAAACACCAATTAATGTATGAAGGACAGATTCCAGAAAAACTGGAGTCTTTCATTTTACTTCACAGATGA